The following are encoded together in the Deinococcus soli (ex Cha et al. 2016) genome:
- a CDS encoding response regulator, producing the protein MTHDTATDRIEILLVEDNEPDVLLTLEAFEDARVPNRMHVARDGVEALRFLRREGEYAAAPRPDVILMDINMPRKTGLEVLAEVKADPALRSIPVVMLTTSQAEDDVRASYERHASGYVVKPVGFENFLGAMRAFESFWLTFVRFPPRA; encoded by the coding sequence ATGACCCACGACACCGCCACCGACCGCATCGAGATCCTGCTCGTCGAGGACAACGAACCCGACGTGCTGCTGACCCTGGAGGCCTTCGAGGACGCCCGCGTGCCCAACCGCATGCACGTCGCCCGCGACGGCGTCGAGGCGCTGCGCTTCCTGCGCCGCGAGGGTGAATACGCCGCCGCGCCGCGCCCCGACGTGATCCTGATGGACATCAACATGCCCCGCAAGACCGGCCTGGAAGTCCTTGCGGAGGTCAAGGCCGACCCGGCGCTGCGCAGCATCCCGGTCGTGATGCTGACCACCAGCCAGGCCGAGGACGACGTGCGCGCCTCCTACGAGCGGCACGCCAGCGGCTACGTGGTCAAACCCGTGGGCTTCGAGAACTTCCTGGGCGCCATGCGCGCCTTCGAGTCGTTCTGGCTGACCTTCGTGCGCTTCCCGCCCCGCGCCTGA
- a CDS encoding serine hydrolase domain-containing protein: MFRDPWREALRDLGGVLGRDLSAYRAPLRAALAQGGVVGAARGDARVVRGVGGVAPGGVFELASVSKPFTAALAGLLVDRGALDWHAPLAALGGPLRGVPRHVTAWTLATHTAGVPLHPARVGVTTFTHFHDPYGPMSPGAVVQSVRRWARPGARFQYSNLGVGLLGLAAARAAGEAFSADGYARALRRDVTGPLGLRVTALAPADVVRPGAGLLTGGQVTGFGPLVGAGGLFGAADDLLNFGAAHLAGQLGGAWRDARRVPGLPPGVEGVAPGWFAREALPGGVRWHDGVARGTRTGLGVHLDRGAVVVVLARGGVPLLGPRAAVPALLRALLEP, encoded by the coding sequence ATGTTCCGTGACCCGTGGCGGGAGGCCCTGCGTGACCTGGGCGGCGTGCTGGGCCGGGACCTGTCGGCCTACCGGGCGCCGCTGCGCGCCGCGCTCGCGCAGGGGGGCGTGGTGGGCGCGGCGCGCGGGGACGCGCGGGTGGTGCGGGGCGTGGGTGGGGTCGCGCCCGGCGGGGTGTTCGAACTGGCCAGCGTCAGCAAGCCGTTCACGGCGGCGCTGGCCGGGCTGCTGGTGGACCGGGGGGCACTGGACTGGCACGCGCCCCTCGCGGCGCTGGGCGGGCCGCTGCGGGGCGTGCCGCGCCACGTGACCGCGTGGACCCTAGCGACGCACACGGCGGGCGTGCCGCTGCACCCGGCGCGGGTGGGCGTGACGACGTTCACGCACTTCCACGACCCGTACGGCCCCATGAGCCCCGGCGCGGTGGTGCAGAGCGTGCGCCGCTGGGCGCGGCCCGGCGCGCGGTTCCAGTACTCGAATCTCGGCGTGGGCCTGCTGGGCCTGGCGGCGGCGCGCGCGGCCGGCGAGGCCTTCAGCGCGGACGGCTACGCGCGGGCACTGCGGCGCGATGTGACCGGCCCGCTGGGGCTGCGCGTCACGGCCCTCGCCCCGGCGGACGTGGTCCGGCCCGGCGCGGGCCTGCTGACCGGAGGGCAGGTGACGGGCTTCGGGCCGCTGGTGGGCGCCGGGGGCCTGTTCGGCGCGGCCGACGACCTCCTGAACTTCGGCGCGGCGCACCTGGCCGGGCAGTTGGGGGGCGCGTGGCGGGACGCTCGGCGCGTGCCGGGCCTCCCGCCGGGCGTGGAGGGCGTCGCGCCCGGCTGGTTCGCGCGGGAGGCGCTGCCGGGCGGGGTGCGCTGGCATGACGGCGTGGCGCGCGGCACCCGCACGGGCCTGGGCGTGCACCTGGACCGGGGCGCGGTGGTGGTCGTCCTGGCACGCGGCGGGGTGCCCCTGCTAGGGCCGCGCGCGGCCGTCCCGGCCCTGCTGCGCGCGCTGCTGGAACCCTGA
- a CDS encoding sensor domain-containing diguanylate cyclase, producing the protein MPHRTHIQDPAPLHDQVGRLYFRVVLPAAMVALTLSSAGQDNPLLPLLTLLAALGAALHLLLPARLRDAVRYGFAVMAIAFVLGVTALGHLLGLRGTPAQLSVALLFTPATLMAWTLLFADRPRTALVLNVTLTLSMTLLVWRWQAQGLQAGPLLNLPLLVAVIGAAVVYYALTFAHMNARYHAGEQERMRDPLTGLLNRRALNERPGAQGTLHVAVLDIDHFKRVNDTHGHLAGDRVLRAVADVIQDALAGHGEAYRWGGEEFVLLLPAGSDAPAVLEGVRREIAARQFTGGQRVTLSAGLTRLGDGEDLGRAFERADAALRAAKDAGRDRVVLAAPGGPGTAPLDKRALGR; encoded by the coding sequence ATGCCGCACCGCACCCACATCCAGGACCCTGCGCCCCTGCATGATCAGGTGGGCCGCCTGTACTTCCGGGTGGTGCTGCCCGCCGCGATGGTCGCCCTGACCCTCAGCAGCGCCGGGCAGGACAATCCGTTGCTGCCCCTGCTGACGCTCCTGGCCGCGCTGGGGGCGGCGCTGCACCTGCTGCTGCCCGCGCGGCTGCGGGACGCGGTGCGGTACGGGTTCGCGGTCATGGCCATCGCGTTCGTGCTGGGCGTGACCGCGCTCGGGCACCTGCTGGGCCTGCGCGGCACGCCGGCGCAGCTGTCCGTGGCGCTGCTGTTCACGCCCGCCACCCTGATGGCCTGGACGCTGCTGTTCGCCGACCGCCCCCGCACCGCACTTGTTCTGAACGTCACCCTGACGCTGAGCATGACGCTGCTGGTGTGGCGCTGGCAGGCGCAGGGCCTGCAGGCAGGACCGCTGCTGAACCTGCCGCTGCTCGTGGCGGTGATCGGCGCGGCGGTCGTGTACTACGCGCTGACGTTCGCGCACATGAACGCCCGGTACCACGCGGGCGAGCAGGAACGCATGCGCGACCCGCTGACGGGCCTGCTGAACCGCCGCGCGCTGAACGAACGGCCGGGCGCGCAGGGGACGCTGCACGTGGCCGTGCTGGACATCGACCACTTCAAGCGCGTGAACGACACGCACGGGCACCTCGCGGGGGACCGGGTGCTGCGCGCCGTGGCGGACGTCATTCAGGACGCGCTGGCCGGGCACGGTGAGGCGTACCGCTGGGGCGGCGAGGAATTCGTGCTGCTGCTGCCCGCCGGGAGTGACGCCCCGGCAGTGCTGGAGGGCGTGCGGCGCGAGATCGCCGCGCGGCAGTTCACGGGCGGGCAGCGCGTGACGCTCAGCGCCGGACTGACCCGCCTGGGTGACGGGGAGGACCTCGGGCGGGCCTTCGAGCGGGCCGACGCAGCCCTGCGCGCCGCGAAGGACGCCGGGCGGGACCGGGTGGTGCTCGCCGCGCCGGGAGGGCCGGGCACCGCGCCGCTTGACAAGCGCGCGCTGGGCCGGTAA
- the speA gene encoding biosynthetic arginine decarboxylase, with the protein MTTPASFSTTDAAELYQVPNWSGGWFRVSDKGQVEVTPTPGLHAPLRAIVDEIVDRGESLPVILRFPQVITGRVKHLNEAFGKAIAEYGYTGHYQGVFPIKVNQRRVVVESIAAAGYDYAHGLEAGSKAELALCLAQRMHPDALLCCNGFKDDGFIKLALWGRTLGKNVVITIEKYSELDRILKQAKALGVRPAIGVRFKLHARGSGQWEESGGDQAKFGLNAYELLRVVERLKEEDMLDSLVMLHTHIGSQITDIRRVKVAVREATQTYAGLIAAGAQLKYLNVGGGLGVDYDGSKTTFYASMNYTVQEYAADVVYTVQETCKAREVPEPVIVSESGRALTAHHAVLILPVVDVTGPTRDLEDLAPADENSHQIIKDMEDILANITARNYRESYNDAVGDKQTLHNLFDLGYVTLQDRARGEALFNAILRKVAKLIQNEKYVPDELEDLQKVLADKYICNFSLFQSLPDNWAIQALFPIVPLDRLNEKPTRQATLVDITCDSDGKIEKFIDLRDVKATLPLHEPGDKPYYLGVFLMGAYQDVLGSAHNLFGKVSEAHVTLRPGGRFHIDLFVRGQKARRMIESMGYEEPMLRDSIEDQADAAIKNGILTNEQEHELLEDYGEELLGYTYLEYEN; encoded by the coding sequence ATGACGACCCCAGCAAGTTTTTCCACCACCGACGCTGCCGAACTGTACCAGGTGCCCAACTGGAGTGGCGGGTGGTTCCGCGTGTCCGACAAGGGCCAGGTGGAGGTCACCCCCACCCCCGGCCTGCACGCGCCCCTGCGCGCCATCGTGGACGAGATCGTCGACCGGGGCGAGAGCCTGCCCGTCATCCTGCGCTTCCCGCAGGTGATCACCGGCCGCGTGAAGCACCTGAACGAGGCGTTCGGGAAGGCCATTGCCGAGTACGGCTACACCGGCCACTACCAGGGCGTGTTCCCCATCAAGGTCAACCAGCGCCGCGTGGTCGTCGAGAGCATCGCCGCCGCCGGGTACGACTACGCGCACGGCCTGGAGGCCGGCAGCAAGGCCGAACTCGCGCTGTGCCTCGCGCAGCGCATGCACCCCGACGCGCTGCTGTGCTGCAACGGCTTCAAGGACGACGGGTTCATCAAGCTGGCCCTGTGGGGCCGCACGCTCGGCAAGAACGTCGTCATCACCATCGAGAAGTACAGCGAACTCGACCGCATCCTGAAGCAGGCCAAGGCGCTCGGCGTGCGCCCCGCGATCGGCGTGCGCTTCAAGCTGCACGCGCGCGGCAGCGGCCAGTGGGAGGAATCCGGCGGGGATCAGGCGAAGTTCGGCCTGAACGCCTACGAACTCCTGCGCGTCGTCGAACGCCTGAAAGAAGAGGACATGCTCGACAGTCTGGTCATGCTGCACACCCACATCGGGTCGCAGATCACCGACATCCGCCGCGTGAAGGTTGCCGTGCGCGAGGCCACGCAGACATACGCGGGCCTGATCGCCGCCGGGGCGCAGCTGAAGTACCTGAACGTCGGCGGCGGCCTCGGCGTGGACTACGACGGGTCGAAGACCACCTTCTACGCCAGCATGAACTACACCGTGCAGGAGTACGCGGCCGACGTCGTGTACACCGTGCAGGAAACCTGCAAGGCCCGCGAGGTGCCCGAACCCGTGATCGTCAGCGAATCCGGCCGGGCCCTGACCGCGCACCACGCCGTGCTGATCCTCCCGGTCGTGGACGTCACCGGTCCCACCCGCGACCTCGAGGACCTCGCCCCCGCCGACGAGAACAGCCACCAGATCATCAAGGACATGGAAGACATCCTGGCGAACATCACCGCCCGGAACTACCGCGAGTCCTACAACGACGCCGTCGGCGACAAGCAGACCCTCCACAACCTCTTCGACCTCGGCTACGTCACCCTGCAAGACCGCGCCCGTGGCGAGGCGCTGTTCAACGCCATCCTGCGCAAGGTCGCCAAACTCATCCAGAACGAGAAATACGTCCCGGACGAGCTGGAAGACCTCCAGAAGGTTCTGGCGGACAAGTACATCTGCAACTTCAGCCTGTTCCAGAGCCTCCCGGACAACTGGGCCATCCAGGCGCTGTTCCCGATCGTGCCGCTGGACCGCCTGAACGAGAAACCCACCCGGCAGGCCACCCTGGTCGACATCACCTGCGACAGCGACGGCAAGATCGAGAAATTCATCGACCTGCGCGACGTCAAGGCCACGCTGCCGCTGCACGAACCCGGCGACAAACCCTACTACCTGGGCGTGTTCCTGATGGGCGCCTACCAGGACGTGCTCGGCAGCGCCCACAACCTCTTCGGGAAGGTCAGCGAGGCGCACGTCACCCTGCGCCCCGGCGGCCGCTTCCACATTGACCTGTTCGTGCGCGGCCAGAAGGCCCGCCGCATGATCGAAAGCATGGGCTACGAGGAACCCATGCTGCGCGACAGCATCGAGGATCAGGCCGACGCCGCCATCAAGAACGGCATCCTGACCAACGAACAGGAACACGAACTCCTCGAAGACTACGGCGAGGAACTCCTGGGGTACACGTACCTCGAATACGAGAACTGA
- the carB gene encoding carbamoyl-phosphate synthase large subunit gives MPKRTDLQTILILGSGPIQIGQAAEFDYSGTQALKALKKEGYRVVLVNSNPATIMTDPDLADATYLEPLTPEFVRRVIEKERPDALLPTLGGQTALNLAMDLNADGTLEQFGVELIGANAAAIRKGEDREEFQAAMKKIGVETARGQMVHSMEEAVEYQKQIGLPIVIRPSFTLGGTGGGIAHTYEEFLAITEGGLRDSPVTSVLLEESILGWKEYELEVMRDHADTVVIITSIENFDPMGVHTGDSITVAPAQTLSDVEYQRLRDQSLAIIREIGVDTGGSNIQFAVNPKDGRVIVIEMNPRVSRSSALASKATGFPIAKIAALLAVGYHLDELKNDITLSTPASFEPSIDYVVTKIPRFAFEKFPGTPDALGTQMRSVGEVMAIGRTFKESLQKAMRSIESDVRGAFAAMSDDDLRGLLYGNPRRLEAVLELLRRGETTAALFDATKIDPWFLSQLREIIDAETEITQLGPIEEWKYEIWREVKRLGFSDARIGEIVGLSELDVRALRKEAKATPVYKTVDTCAAEFEAFTPYHYSTYEWEDEVTSTDKPKVVILGSGPNRIGQGVEFDYATVHAVWALQEAGYETIMVNSNPETVSTDYDTADRLYFEPLTFEDVMNIVEHEKPVGVIVQLGGQTPLKLARRLADAGAPIIGTSPETIHEAEDRASFNALCERLGLPQPKGKVAETPDQAAALATELGFPLMARPSYVLGGRAMRTVRSMDELTTYLSEVYAAVEGQPSILLDQFLEGALELDVDTLCDGQTAVVAGIMEHVEAAGVHSGDSACILPPVTLDPAILARVKADTERLALELGVRGLMNVQWAIKDGTAYILEANPRASRTVPFVSKAVNHPLAKSAARIAVGHTLAQIGLTDTPTPPMYSVKEVHLPFLKFKGVIPTLGPEMKSTGESMGIDTDPYRAFYRAQIGAKNNLPTSGTALLLGDGLDDIAAQLQAAGLTVTREQTDQLPNLLIDVTGSEYLRTALERGVPIVSTKEAAEWTAKAIAAAKNDALNVKSLQEWVNA, from the coding sequence ATGCCTAAGCGTACTGACCTCCAGACCATCCTGATTCTCGGCAGCGGCCCCATCCAGATCGGGCAGGCAGCCGAGTTCGACTATTCCGGCACGCAGGCCCTCAAGGCCCTGAAGAAGGAAGGCTACCGGGTGGTGCTGGTGAACAGCAACCCCGCGACGATCATGACCGACCCGGACCTGGCGGACGCCACGTACCTGGAACCCCTGACGCCCGAGTTCGTGCGCCGCGTGATCGAGAAGGAACGCCCGGACGCGCTGCTGCCCACCCTGGGCGGCCAGACGGCGCTGAACCTCGCCATGGACCTGAACGCCGACGGGACGCTTGAGCAGTTCGGTGTGGAACTGATCGGCGCGAACGCCGCCGCGATCCGCAAGGGCGAGGACCGCGAGGAATTCCAGGCGGCCATGAAGAAGATCGGCGTGGAAACCGCGCGCGGGCAGATGGTGCACTCGATGGAGGAAGCCGTCGAGTACCAGAAGCAGATCGGCCTGCCCATCGTGATCCGGCCCTCGTTCACGCTGGGCGGCACGGGCGGCGGGATCGCGCACACCTACGAGGAATTCCTGGCGATCACAGAAGGCGGCCTGCGCGACAGTCCCGTCACCAGCGTGCTGCTGGAGGAAAGCATCCTGGGCTGGAAGGAATACGAGCTGGAGGTCATGCGCGACCACGCCGACACGGTCGTGATCATCACCTCCATCGAGAACTTCGACCCGATGGGCGTCCACACCGGTGACAGCATCACGGTGGCACCCGCGCAGACCCTCAGTGACGTGGAGTACCAGCGGCTGCGCGACCAGTCCCTGGCGATCATCCGCGAGATCGGCGTGGACACCGGCGGCAGCAACATCCAGTTCGCCGTGAACCCCAAGGACGGCCGCGTGATCGTCATCGAGATGAACCCCCGCGTCAGCCGCTCCTCCGCGCTGGCCAGCAAGGCGACCGGCTTCCCGATTGCCAAGATCGCCGCGCTGCTCGCGGTCGGGTACCACCTTGACGAACTGAAGAACGACATCACCCTGTCCACGCCCGCCAGCTTTGAACCCAGCATCGACTACGTCGTCACGAAGATCCCCCGCTTCGCGTTCGAGAAGTTCCCCGGCACGCCCGACGCACTGGGCACCCAGATGCGCAGCGTGGGCGAGGTCATGGCCATCGGCCGCACCTTCAAAGAGAGCCTCCAGAAGGCCATGCGCAGCATCGAGTCCGACGTACGCGGCGCCTTCGCCGCCATGAGCGACGACGACCTGCGTGGGCTGCTGTACGGCAACCCCCGCCGCCTCGAAGCCGTGCTGGAACTCCTGCGCCGCGGCGAGACCACGGCGGCGCTGTTCGACGCGACGAAGATCGACCCGTGGTTCCTCAGCCAGCTCAGGGAGATCATCGACGCCGAGACCGAGATCACGCAGCTGGGTCCCATCGAGGAGTGGAAGTACGAGATCTGGCGCGAGGTCAAACGCCTGGGCTTCAGCGACGCCCGCATCGGCGAGATCGTCGGCCTGAGCGAACTGGACGTCCGCGCGCTGCGCAAGGAAGCGAAAGCCACGCCCGTCTACAAGACCGTGGACACCTGCGCCGCCGAATTCGAGGCCTTCACCCCCTACCACTACTCCACCTACGAGTGGGAGGACGAGGTCACGAGCACCGACAAACCCAAGGTCGTCATCCTGGGATCGGGCCCCAACCGCATCGGGCAGGGCGTCGAATTCGACTACGCCACCGTCCACGCCGTCTGGGCCCTCCAGGAAGCCGGGTACGAGACCATCATGGTCAACAGCAACCCCGAAACGGTCAGCACCGACTACGACACCGCCGACCGCCTGTACTTCGAACCGCTGACGTTCGAGGACGTCATGAACATCGTCGAGCACGAGAAACCCGTCGGCGTGATCGTGCAACTCGGCGGACAGACGCCCCTGAAGCTCGCCAGGCGACTCGCGGACGCCGGCGCACCCATCATCGGCACCAGCCCCGAAACCATCCACGAAGCCGAGGACCGCGCCAGCTTCAACGCCCTGTGCGAACGCCTCGGCCTCCCCCAACCCAAGGGCAAGGTCGCCGAAACCCCGGATCAGGCCGCCGCGCTCGCCACGGAACTCGGCTTCCCGCTCATGGCCCGCCCCTCCTACGTCCTCGGGGGCCGCGCCATGCGCACCGTCCGCTCCATGGACGAACTCACCACGTACCTATCCGAGGTGTACGCCGCCGTCGAAGGGCAACCCAGCATCCTCCTCGACCAGTTCCTCGAAGGCGCGCTGGAACTCGACGTGGACACCCTCTGCGACGGGCAGACCGCCGTCGTCGCGGGCATCATGGAACACGTCGAAGCCGCCGGGGTGCACTCAGGGGACAGCGCGTGCATCCTCCCGCCCGTCACCCTCGACCCCGCCATCCTGGCGCGCGTCAAAGCCGACACGGAACGCCTCGCGCTGGAACTGGGCGTCAGGGGCCTCATGAACGTCCAGTGGGCCATCAAGGACGGCACCGCGTACATCCTCGAAGCGAACCCACGCGCCAGCCGCACCGTCCCCTTCGTCAGCAAGGCCGTGAACCACCCCCTCGCCAAGAGCGCCGCCCGCATCGCCGTCGGCCACACCCTCGCGCAGATCGGCCTCACCGACACCCCCACCCCCCCCATGTACAGCGTCAAGGAAGTGCACCTGCCGTTCCTGAAATTCAAGGGCGTCATTCCCACCCTCGGCCCCGAAATGAAAAGTACCGGCGAAAGCATGGGCATCGACACCGACCCGTACCGCGCGTTCTACCGCGCGCAGATCGGCGCGAAAAACAACCTCCCCACCAGCGGCACCGCCCTGCTGCTCGGCGACGGCCTGGACGACATCGCCGCTCAGTTGCAGGCGGCAGGTCTGACCGTCACCCGCGAACAGACCGACCAGCTGCCGAACCTGCTGATCGACGTGACCGGCAGCGAGTACCTGCGCACCGCGCTGGAACGCGGCGTGCCCATCGTCAGCACCAAAGAAGCCGCCGAATGGACCGCCAAAGCCATCGCCGCCGCCAAAAACGACGCGCTGAACGTCAAGAGCCTTCAGGAATGGGTGAACGCCTGA
- a CDS encoding LysE/ArgO family amino acid transporter, with amino-acid sequence MPPLLRGLSLGLSLIVAIGLQNAFVLRQGLTRRFALLAALACALCDTLLITLGVLGVGGLLAGRAALVLAGTGLGAAFLLWYGLRALRGAWVGGAALHVSGVGAGTPGAVVGTALGFSLLNPHALLDTVVLIGGASAGLDGGARLAFLAGTVLASWAWFFTLALAGRTLAPVMARPGAWRVLDAVIGVTLLGTAAGLLLGLRLP; translated from the coding sequence GTGCCTCCCCTGCTGCGCGGCCTGAGCCTGGGCCTGTCCCTGATCGTGGCGATCGGTCTGCAGAACGCGTTCGTGCTGCGGCAGGGCCTGACGCGCCGGTTCGCGCTGCTGGCGGCGCTGGCCTGCGCGCTGTGCGACACGCTGCTCATCACGCTGGGGGTGCTGGGGGTGGGCGGGCTGCTGGCGGGTAGGGCGGCGCTGGTGCTGGCCGGGACGGGGCTGGGCGCGGCGTTCCTGCTCTGGTACGGCCTGCGGGCCCTGCGCGGCGCGTGGGTGGGCGGCGCGGCCCTGCATGTCAGTGGAGTGGGTGCGGGCACGCCCGGCGCGGTGGTGGGCACGGCACTGGGCTTCAGTCTGCTGAACCCGCACGCGCTGCTGGACACGGTGGTGCTGATCGGCGGGGCCAGCGCGGGCCTGGACGGCGGGGCGCGGCTGGCGTTCCTGGCGGGCACGGTCCTGGCGTCCTGGGCGTGGTTCTTCACGCTGGCGCTGGCAGGGCGGACGCTGGCGCCGGTGATGGCGCGGCCCGGGGCGTGGCGGGTGCTGGACGCCGTGATCGGCGTGACGCTGCTCGGCACCGCGGCGGGGCTGCTGCTGGGCCTGCGCCTGCCATGA
- a CDS encoding GGDEF domain-containing protein produces MRRLRIPDGTPEAQYRHAGLLAVQVCLLLTTACTLALSGPLRVGPTDQILLTLLLIQHTGYVLWLRRAPHQFQLIGLLELGGELLAATYRMHQVLLVDHTAHGLSGYSYWLALPYIVASLALPPRAALAVSGGYLLVLVALGAAYWTHPDVPHGLRQDNGNAWLQMLLMHAALLTVITLQQHLRLRYALAVTRAERRSAQALRDPLTGLPGRRALDDWNRAPGRTHSVVYFDLDHFKRVNDTHGHDVGDDVLRHVARAARATLRTDDRVLRWGGEEFLLLIRGDAGAARAAAERLQTQLRSHRHPVAGAITLSCGVAQLAPHETLHGALRRADEALYAAKRAGRDTVEVAA; encoded by the coding sequence ATGCGCAGGCTCCGCATTCCGGACGGCACGCCGGAAGCCCAGTACCGCCACGCAGGCCTGCTGGCCGTGCAGGTCTGCCTGCTGCTGACCACCGCCTGCACCCTCGCCCTGAGCGGTCCGCTGCGCGTGGGCCCCACGGATCAGATCCTGCTGACCCTGCTGCTGATCCAGCACACCGGGTACGTCCTGTGGCTGCGGCGCGCTCCACACCAGTTCCAGCTGATCGGGCTGCTGGAACTGGGCGGCGAACTGCTGGCCGCCACGTACCGCATGCATCAGGTGCTGCTCGTGGATCACACCGCGCACGGTCTGAGCGGCTACTCGTACTGGCTGGCGCTGCCGTACATCGTGGCGTCCCTGGCCCTGCCGCCCCGCGCGGCCCTGGCCGTCTCCGGCGGGTACCTGCTGGTGCTGGTCGCGCTGGGCGCCGCCTACTGGACGCATCCCGACGTGCCGCACGGCCTGCGGCAGGACAACGGCAATGCCTGGCTGCAGATGCTGCTCATGCACGCCGCGCTGCTGACCGTCATCACGCTTCAGCAGCACCTGCGCCTCCGCTACGCGCTGGCCGTCACCCGAGCCGAACGCCGCTCGGCGCAGGCGCTGCGCGACCCGCTGACCGGCCTGCCCGGACGGCGCGCGCTGGACGACTGGAACCGCGCCCCGGGACGGACGCACAGCGTGGTGTACTTCGACCTCGATCACTTCAAGCGCGTGAACGACACCCACGGGCACGACGTCGGGGACGACGTGCTGCGCCACGTGGCCCGCGCGGCCCGCGCGACCCTGCGCACCGATGACCGCGTCCTGCGCTGGGGCGGCGAGGAATTCCTGCTACTCATCCGGGGGGACGCGGGCGCCGCCCGGGCCGCTGCCGAGCGCCTGCAGACCCAGTTGCGCAGTCACCGGCACCCGGTCGCGGGGGCCATCACGCTCAGCTGCGGGGTGGCGCAACTCGCGCCGCACGAGACCCTGCACGGCGCCCTGCGCCGGGCCGACGAGGCCCTGTACGCCGCCAAGCGCGCCGGACGCGACACCGTGGAGGTCGCCGCCTGA
- a CDS encoding pyridoxal phosphate-dependent aminotransferase: protein MPHLHGRAAAQESVFARMSRLAAQRGAVNLGQGFPGTAPPAFLLDAARGALGRFDQYAPPAGLPALRDALGADLGVDGADVTVTCGATEALHLLALALLGPGDEALMLEPVFDVYLPQVALAGATGVTVPLTLDAARGWQFNLGALAGAVTPRTRALLLNSPFNPTGTVFTEEELAGIVALARQHDLWIISDEVYDELYFGPRPTPLRILAPERTFTVGSAGKRLEATGWRVGWIAAPPGVTPGVLGLRQITSFSAPAPLQAAVAAALPVARDAGFYDGLRAGYAARMTRLASGLRDLGATVFEPRGTYFLTALHPHWTADSLLDAGVAVIPGGAFYARHAAPAGLTRWAFCKSDAEIELALTRLAARPELTDV from the coding sequence ATGCCACACCTGCACGGGCGGGCCGCCGCCCAGGAGAGCGTCTTCGCGCGCATGAGTCGCCTCGCGGCGCAGCGGGGCGCGGTGAATCTGGGACAGGGCTTCCCGGGTACCGCGCCGCCCGCGTTCCTGCTGGACGCCGCGCGCGGCGCGCTCGGCCGCTTCGACCAGTACGCGCCCCCGGCGGGCCTGCCCGCTCTGCGGGACGCGCTGGGCGCCGACCTGGGCGTGGACGGCGCGGACGTGACCGTCACCTGCGGCGCGACCGAGGCGCTGCACCTTCTGGCGCTGGCCCTGCTGGGTCCCGGCGACGAGGCCCTGATGCTCGAACCCGTCTTCGACGTGTACCTGCCGCAGGTGGCGCTGGCGGGCGCGACCGGCGTGACGGTACCCCTGACGCTGGACGCGGCGCGCGGCTGGCAGTTCAATCTGGGCGCACTCGCGGGCGCCGTCACGCCCCGCACGCGGGCGCTGCTCCTGAACAGCCCCTTCAACCCCACGGGCACGGTCTTCACCGAAGAAGAACTCGCCGGGATCGTGGCGCTGGCGCGGCAGCACGACCTGTGGATCATCAGTGACGAGGTCTACGACGAACTGTACTTCGGCCCGCGCCCCACCCCGCTGCGGATTCTGGCCCCCGAGCGGACCTTCACGGTCGGCAGTGCCGGGAAGCGGCTGGAAGCCACCGGCTGGCGCGTCGGCTGGATCGCCGCGCCGCCCGGGGTCACGCCGGGCGTGCTGGGTCTGCGGCAGATCACGAGTTTCAGTGCGCCCGCGCCGCTGCAGGCGGCGGTGGCGGCGGCACTGCCCGTCGCGCGCGACGCCGGCTTCTACGACGGGCTGCGCGCGGGCTACGCGGCGCGCATGACCCGGCTGGCCTCGGGCCTGCGGGACCTGGGCGCCACCGTGTTCGAGCCGCGCGGCACGTACTTCCTGACGGCCCTGCACCCGCACTGGACTGCGGACTCTCTGCTGGACGCCGGGGTGGCAGTCATTCCCGGCGGGGCATTCTACGCGCGGCACGCCGCTCCGGCAGGCCTGACCCGCTGGGCCTTCTGCAAATCGGACGCCGAGATCGAACTGGCCCTGACCCGGCTGGCCGCCCGGCCAGAGCTGACTGACGTGTGA